One Pullulanibacillus sp. KACC 23026 DNA segment encodes these proteins:
- a CDS encoding inorganic phosphate transporter, translating to MEALMTLIITIIFFALIFEFINGFHDTANAIAMSVSTRALSPKIAVVYSGIINFIGAVSSTAVAKSIGGNIADPMNIKHGSMIVIAALISAIIWNLLTWYFGIPSSSSHTLIGSIAGAVIMGSGLHSVNWAGFSTIIEGLLISPVLAFIVGFIVMKILKLLFRKARPQPTNRGFRLVQILTAGLTSYSHGGNDGQKTMGIIVFALVVGGFKTNLDVPLWVQIICALTMALGTMVGGWRIIKTVGGKIFKIQPIHGFASDFTSFAVMQTATHFGLPVSTTHVTSSSVLGVGSANHFRSVRWGTAIRILIAWVITLPISAILAGVIVSILKLF from the coding sequence GTGGAGGCACTAATGACACTTATTATAACGATAATCTTTTTCGCTTTAATTTTTGAATTCATAAATGGGTTTCATGATACAGCAAACGCGATTGCCATGTCTGTATCGACACGAGCATTGTCACCGAAAATCGCTGTTGTCTACTCAGGTATTATAAATTTTATCGGAGCCGTTTCTTCCACCGCTGTCGCTAAATCCATAGGTGGGAATATTGCCGATCCAATGAACATTAAACACGGTTCCATGATAGTGATCGCCGCTCTCATATCTGCTATTATTTGGAATCTCCTCACCTGGTATTTTGGAATTCCATCTTCATCCAGTCACACTTTAATTGGTTCGATTGCTGGTGCAGTCATCATGGGTTCAGGACTTCATTCCGTTAATTGGGCGGGCTTCTCAACTATTATTGAAGGCTTGCTAATCTCCCCTGTCCTTGCTTTTATAGTTGGCTTTATTGTCATGAAAATTTTAAAGCTTCTCTTTAGAAAAGCACGTCCGCAACCGACTAACAGGGGCTTCCGTCTTGTTCAGATCCTTACAGCTGGACTGACCTCGTACTCTCATGGCGGAAATGACGGCCAGAAAACAATGGGTATCATTGTTTTTGCCCTTGTTGTCGGCGGATTTAAGACAAATCTGGATGTGCCATTATGGGTACAGATTATATGTGCACTAACTATGGCACTTGGAACCATGGTCGGAGGATGGCGCATTATTAAGACGGTTGGCGGTAAAATCTTTAAAATCCAACCTATTCATGGGTTTGCTTCTGACTTTACATCATTCGCTGTTATGCAAACCGCAACACACTTTGGACTTCCTGTTTCGACCACTCATGTAACGTCATCATCCGTTTTGGGGGTCGGCTCAGCTAACCATTTCCGCAGCGTCAGATGGGGAACTGCTATTCGCATTTTAATTGCATGGGTCATTACTTTACCTATCTCGGCAATACTTGCTGGCGTGATCGTCTCCATTCTGAAACTATTTTAA
- the selD gene encoding selenide, water dikinase SelD: MTDRTPIKLTSLTTKGGCGCKIGPADLAQVLRKLPPATPNPNLLVGLDTSDDAGVYQLTDDLAMVQTVDFFTPIVDDPYSFGQIAAANAISDIYAMGGKPLTALNIVAFPISTLDKSILTEILRGAGDKLKEAGVTLIGGHSIDDKEPKFGLAVTGIVHPKKVRANAGAKVGDKLILTKPIGVGILTTSIKRELLTEEEIKRVTNVMATLNKTAAETMVDFNVNGCTDVTGFGLLGHASEMAKGSQLGLTIYKDQVPVLPRVKELAEAGAVPGGTKNNYNHLKGSVTFPEDMDQLDQWILCDAVTSGGLLISVEGSSADQLLSALQSAGVEAAIIGEVTEEHPGHIRVV; this comes from the coding sequence ATGACAGATAGGACTCCAATAAAACTTACTTCACTTACTACTAAAGGCGGCTGCGGGTGTAAAATTGGCCCTGCGGATCTCGCTCAAGTTTTAAGAAAGCTTCCACCTGCAACTCCAAATCCAAATCTATTAGTTGGCTTAGATACTAGTGACGATGCAGGCGTTTATCAATTAACGGATGATTTAGCCATGGTTCAAACCGTTGATTTCTTCACACCCATTGTCGACGACCCTTATTCGTTTGGCCAAATTGCAGCGGCAAATGCCATCAGTGATATTTATGCAATGGGAGGCAAGCCGCTTACTGCTTTAAATATTGTAGCATTTCCGATCTCCACTTTAGATAAAAGCATCTTAACAGAGATCCTCCGCGGGGCCGGAGATAAGCTCAAAGAGGCGGGAGTTACATTAATCGGCGGTCATTCAATCGATGATAAAGAGCCTAAGTTTGGCTTGGCTGTAACCGGGATCGTTCACCCTAAAAAAGTAAGAGCAAATGCAGGAGCTAAGGTTGGTGACAAATTAATTCTCACCAAGCCGATTGGTGTCGGCATCTTAACAACTTCCATTAAACGAGAGCTTCTAACAGAAGAGGAAATCAAACGAGTGACAAATGTGATGGCTACATTAAATAAAACGGCTGCCGAAACAATGGTAGATTTCAATGTCAATGGCTGCACAGATGTGACTGGATTTGGACTGCTTGGCCATGCGTCAGAAATGGCCAAAGGCAGCCAATTAGGCCTTACAATCTATAAAGATCAAGTTCCCGTTCTACCAAGGGTCAAGGAACTTGCTGAAGCAGGTGCCGTACCAGGCGGAACAAAAAATAACTATAATCATCTTAAAGGTTCTGTTACATTCCCAGAGGACATGGATCAACTCGATCAATGGATATTATGTGATGCCGTCACATCAGGCGGTTTATTAATTTCTGTAGAGGGTTCTTCAGCTGACCAGCTCTTATCAGCTTTGCAGTCAGCAGGTGTTGAAGCTGCTATAATCGGTGAGGTTACTGAAGAGCATCCTGGCCACATTCGCGTTGTCTAA
- the nagA gene encoding N-acetylglucosamine-6-phosphate deacetylase — translation MENRQSFIISGLTIVGEKETIEHGYIHVNRGRIIKMGRTSERVDLNDSPHVYTFSSNFSLIPGMIDVHIHGANGADTMDASSEALDTLSKALPMEGTTSFLATTMTQSPEAIEKALVNVSEYVKNGTKPGHAEILGIHLEGPFISKEKIGAQPLEFVAKPSVEQFKTFQKEADNLIKLVTLAPEEDDHHALMSYLKSEGIVISIGHSNATYKQVNEAIQSGATHVTHLYNGMTGFHHREPGVVGAALLRKELTAELIVDGIHSDPAVIDLAFRQKGKEQLVLITDSMRAKCLKNGQYDLGGQTVYVKDGRAELENGHLAGSVLKMSDAFRNMMEFTNASLEDVVEMTSANPAKELNLFDRLGSLEEGKDADLVVLDENRQVVMTFCKGNLAYERKGSD, via the coding sequence ATGGAGAATCGTCAATCATTTATTATTAGTGGATTAACGATTGTCGGAGAAAAGGAAACAATTGAGCACGGTTATATTCATGTCAACCGTGGCAGAATTATAAAAATGGGGAGGACTTCTGAACGGGTCGATCTGAACGACAGCCCTCATGTATACACTTTTTCTAGCAATTTCTCTTTAATTCCTGGGATGATTGATGTACATATACATGGGGCGAATGGTGCGGACACAATGGATGCGAGTTCAGAGGCGCTAGATACCCTTTCAAAAGCTTTGCCAATGGAAGGGACAACTAGTTTTTTGGCGACGACTATGACGCAAAGCCCAGAGGCAATAGAGAAAGCTCTAGTCAATGTATCTGAGTATGTGAAGAATGGAACTAAGCCGGGTCATGCTGAAATTCTTGGCATTCATTTGGAAGGTCCGTTTATCTCAAAAGAAAAGATCGGAGCACAACCGCTTGAGTTTGTGGCGAAGCCTTCTGTGGAGCAGTTTAAAACGTTTCAAAAGGAAGCGGATAACTTAATCAAATTAGTGACATTAGCTCCAGAAGAAGATGATCATCATGCTTTAATGAGCTATTTAAAGAGTGAAGGAATTGTAATTTCAATCGGACATTCAAATGCGACTTATAAACAAGTGAACGAGGCGATTCAGTCTGGAGCGACACATGTCACACATCTATATAATGGGATGACAGGCTTTCATCATCGTGAGCCTGGAGTGGTAGGTGCTGCTCTTTTAAGAAAAGAATTGACGGCAGAGTTAATTGTTGATGGCATTCATTCAGATCCAGCTGTTATTGATCTGGCATTTCGACAAAAAGGTAAGGAGCAGCTAGTTTTAATTACGGATTCCATGAGAGCGAAATGTCTCAAAAACGGTCAATATGATTTAGGAGGCCAAACCGTTTATGTTAAGGATGGAAGAGCTGAACTTGAAAATGGTCATTTAGCTGGAAGTGTCTTGAAGATGAGCGATGCATTTAGAAATATGATGGAGTTTACGAATGCATCACTAGAGGACGTCGTTGAAATGACGTCTGCTAATCCAGCGAAGGAATTGAATCTTTTTGACCGGTTGGGAAGTCTTGAGGAAGGAAAGGATGCGGATCTCGTCGTTCTTGATGAGAACAGGCAAGTTGTGATGACTTTTTGCAAAGGAAATCTTGCTTATGAGAGGAAGGGTTCTGATTGA
- a CDS encoding phosphodiester glycosidase family protein, whose product MKPSTQHEIVHSRSERHSKRKKPKRLKKMLWIIIFILFILAGSTAGFMYGTPQGLSFRKMLVGSVLSTQHARYVKYMTFLLPQNEIDALKKLAKHPPTKQTTINQKTLPLDYKKKKQNQAIKVDTIETQNYTAKVLIIPDPTTVHLVPSQLKDQGQGLSDIIKENNGVAGINAGGFVDKGGTGSGGQVIGIVISEGKVLDVPSAGRDKAELVGAFLSDGQFITGNYSVNQLMKLGVTEAVSFGPQLIVDGKNQVTSSIDAAWGWAPRTAIGQAEDGKVVMIITDGRFYWNKTHRGASMSDMEHLMETYHVKNAISMDGGGSTTMINNGQLLLKPATQTSIGMRYLPNAWVVIPN is encoded by the coding sequence ATGAAGCCCTCTACACAGCATGAAATTGTTCATTCACGCTCTGAGCGCCATAGTAAGCGAAAAAAACCGAAGCGTTTAAAAAAGATGCTATGGATAATCATATTCATCCTTTTTATATTAGCCGGGTCGACCGCTGGATTTATGTACGGAACGCCACAAGGCTTGAGTTTTCGAAAAATGCTAGTTGGATCCGTGCTTTCTACACAGCATGCCCGTTACGTAAAATATATGACATTTCTCCTGCCTCAGAATGAGATAGATGCCCTAAAAAAGTTGGCGAAACACCCGCCAACCAAGCAAACCACGATTAATCAAAAAACGTTACCGCTCGATTACAAAAAGAAAAAACAAAATCAAGCGATTAAAGTCGATACGATTGAAACACAAAATTATACCGCTAAGGTTTTGATCATTCCAGACCCTACCACTGTACACCTTGTCCCTTCGCAGCTTAAAGATCAAGGACAAGGCTTGTCTGATATTATTAAAGAAAATAACGGCGTAGCAGGAATTAACGCTGGAGGATTCGTTGATAAAGGTGGAACGGGATCTGGCGGTCAAGTGATTGGGATTGTCATCAGTGAAGGAAAAGTATTAGATGTCCCTAGCGCTGGTCGAGATAAAGCTGAACTCGTTGGTGCTTTCTTAAGCGATGGCCAATTTATTACCGGAAATTATTCGGTGAATCAATTAATGAAATTAGGTGTTACGGAAGCCGTTAGTTTTGGCCCGCAGCTTATCGTCGATGGGAAAAATCAAGTGACCTCTTCCATCGATGCCGCCTGGGGTTGGGCGCCGCGTACCGCCATCGGCCAAGCGGAAGACGGCAAGGTCGTCATGATTATTACGGATGGCCGTTTTTATTGGAACAAAACGCACCGAGGTGCCTCCATGTCAGATATGGAACATCTTATGGAGACTTATCATGTTAAGAATGCGATTTCCATGGATGGCGGCGGTTCGACTACGATGATTAATAACGGACAATTACTCTTAAAGCCTGCTACACAAACAAGTATCGGGATGCGTTACTTACCGAATGCATGGGTGGTCATTCCAAATTAA
- a CDS encoding DUF47 domain-containing protein gives MALKKKDKFITYLTDMSINLKESATFFSDYKLTDENSVNTFYQKMKDYETKGDNYVHDLIKDLNNAFITTIDREDILSLAMSMDDVLDGLEQTSALFEMYEITKADSFMERFVSTILKCTDEIETAVEMLSSRKLLKIREHAIKIKDYESKCDDILRESIKHLFKNEKDAIRIIQYKEIYEELEEVADACQAVANKLESIIMKNG, from the coding sequence ATGGCTTTAAAAAAGAAAGATAAATTTATTACATACTTGACTGATATGTCAATTAATCTAAAAGAAAGTGCCACCTTTTTTTCAGATTATAAATTGACAGATGAGAATAGTGTCAATACCTTTTATCAAAAAATGAAGGATTATGAAACAAAAGGCGATAATTATGTCCATGATCTAATAAAAGATCTCAACAATGCCTTTATTACGACTATTGACCGCGAAGATATTTTGAGCCTCGCCATGAGCATGGATGATGTCTTAGATGGACTGGAACAAACCTCAGCTCTGTTTGAAATGTACGAAATTACGAAAGCTGATTCCTTTATGGAGCGGTTTGTTTCAACGATCTTAAAGTGTACAGATGAAATAGAAACCGCTGTTGAGATGCTCTCTTCAAGAAAGCTGTTAAAAATTCGTGAGCATGCCATTAAAATTAAAGATTATGAATCCAAATGCGATGATATTCTTCGCGAATCCATTAAACATTTGTTTAAAAATGAAAAGGATGCAATTCGGATCATCCAATATAAAGAAATTTATGAAGAACTTGAAGAAGTGGCTGATGCTTGCCAAGCCGTAGCTAACAAGCTCGAATCGATTATCATGAAAAACGGTTAA
- the nagB gene encoding glucosamine-6-phosphate deaminase — protein sequence MNIIPVKDSDELSSRAASFILKVVKENPKAVLGLATGNTPLGTYRELVQDHRINRTSYSEIVTINLDEYVGIPKEHPNSYHYFMESHLFNFIDINREQTFIPNGMASDLHEECQKYDQIIRKYPIDLQVLGIGENGHIGFNEPGTSFKTHTHVVTLTESTRHANRHFFQTTRDVPTQAITMGIQSILKSKEILLLASGKKKAKAIEKLMTCPIDETFPASILKTHPNVTLIVDEEASLSYVKSK from the coding sequence TTGAATATTATACCAGTTAAAGATTCGGATGAGTTAAGCAGTCGAGCAGCGTCCTTTATTCTTAAAGTAGTAAAAGAGAACCCAAAAGCGGTGTTGGGACTTGCAACTGGAAATACACCGCTTGGCACATATAGAGAGCTTGTACAAGACCATCGGATTAATCGAACGTCTTATAGCGAGATAGTGACCATTAATTTAGATGAATATGTGGGAATTCCTAAGGAGCATCCCAATAGTTATCACTACTTTATGGAAAGTCATTTGTTCAACTTTATCGATATAAATCGAGAACAGACCTTTATTCCAAATGGTATGGCAAGCGATTTACATGAGGAATGTCAGAAGTATGATCAGATCATACGGAAATACCCGATTGACCTCCAAGTGCTAGGGATAGGAGAGAACGGACATATTGGTTTTAATGAGCCAGGTACTTCTTTTAAAACCCATACACATGTGGTGACACTTACCGAATCAACAAGGCATGCGAACCGCCATTTTTTTCAAACGACTCGCGATGTCCCGACACAGGCGATTACAATGGGGATTCAATCCATATTAAAAAGCAAGGAAATCCTCTTACTTGCTTCTGGCAAAAAGAAGGCAAAAGCTATTGAGAAGTTGATGACTTGTCCAATCGATGAAACCTTCCCAGCTTCTATTCTTAAGACACACCCTAATGTGACTTTAATTGTTGATGAAGAGGCTTCTCTGAGTTATGTGAAAAGTAAATGA
- the mnmH gene encoding tRNA 2-selenouridine(34) synthase MnmH: MFQDITMERLLELKDNGEMTVIDVRSPSEYKEATIPGSLNIPFFSDDERAEIGTLYKQVSKEAAKERGLEIVSKKLPSFVNEFSKIEGRKTVFCWRGGMRSRTTATVLDLMGIHVYRLTGGYRTYRNWVVEQLNNFEIHQKIYVLNGKTGSGKTKILHQLKKEGLPVLDLEGYANHRGSIFGQIGLEPHNQKTFDALLIQELFQHQNAPFLLFEGESKRIGKVLLPDFLVKKKEEGIQILIELPIEERIRHILEDYQPWEHKEMCLDAFLRIKKRIHTPIAKQIEEDLISENYASAVRLLLEFYYDPLYNYSTERYPDEQKITLKATNISEAAQLILDYLAVRQP, translated from the coding sequence GTGTTTCAAGATATTACAATGGAACGTTTGCTTGAATTGAAGGATAACGGTGAGATGACGGTCATAGACGTTCGTTCTCCTTCAGAATACAAAGAAGCCACCATTCCCGGCAGCCTTAATATTCCCTTTTTCAGCGATGATGAAAGAGCTGAAATCGGAACCCTATACAAACAAGTGAGTAAAGAAGCGGCTAAAGAACGCGGACTTGAAATCGTGTCTAAGAAACTCCCTTCTTTCGTCAATGAATTTTCTAAAATAGAAGGAAGAAAAACGGTCTTCTGCTGGCGCGGCGGAATGAGAAGCAGAACAACCGCAACGGTATTGGACTTAATGGGAATTCATGTTTATCGTTTAACGGGCGGCTACCGCACCTATCGAAACTGGGTAGTTGAGCAACTGAACAACTTTGAAATCCATCAAAAAATATATGTATTAAATGGAAAAACAGGTTCTGGAAAAACAAAAATTCTGCATCAGCTAAAAAAAGAAGGCCTGCCTGTCTTGGATCTTGAAGGCTATGCCAATCATAGAGGGTCGATCTTCGGCCAGATTGGCTTAGAACCCCATAACCAAAAAACGTTTGATGCCTTGTTGATCCAAGAACTGTTTCAACATCAAAATGCACCCTTCCTTCTGTTTGAAGGAGAAAGCAAACGGATTGGTAAGGTCCTTCTTCCTGACTTCCTCGTAAAGAAGAAAGAAGAAGGTATCCAGATTCTAATCGAACTGCCAATCGAAGAAAGAATTCGTCATATCTTAGAAGATTACCAGCCTTGGGAGCATAAGGAAATGTGTTTAGACGCCTTTTTGCGCATCAAAAAAAGGATTCATACACCCATTGCCAAACAAATTGAAGAAGATTTAATATCGGAAAATTATGCCTCCGCTGTTCGCTTGCTTCTAGAATTTTATTATGATCCTTTGTACAACTATTCGACTGAACGCTATCCGGATGAACAGAAAATCACGCTTAAAGCGACTAATATTTCAGAAGCAGCCCAATTAATACTCGATTATTTGGCTGTACGCCAACCTTAA
- a CDS encoding DsbA family oxidoreductase: MKIELWSDFVCPFCYIGKQRLEMAISRFPHKEEVEVIYKSFQLDPHAEAYSEKSIYEVLAAKFGSTVEQVKKMNESLIQQAAEIGLDFNYEIMKPTNTLDAHRLAKLAKSLDKEHALTNLLLKGYFTDGKNIGDPNTLLDLAEKAGIDRESASKVLNTPDAYLADVQKDIEEAQAIGVQGVPFFVVNRKYAISGAQPLETFVGALNQIWQEEHPAPTLKTFGSTDADVCADDSCAIPTPKAEN; encoded by the coding sequence ATGAAAATTGAATTATGGTCAGACTTTGTTTGTCCGTTTTGTTATATAGGTAAGCAGCGCCTAGAAATGGCAATCAGCCGATTTCCGCATAAAGAGGAAGTTGAAGTGATCTATAAAAGCTTCCAGTTGGATCCTCACGCTGAAGCCTACTCAGAGAAAAGCATCTATGAAGTCCTAGCTGCAAAATTCGGCTCAACCGTTGAACAGGTCAAAAAGATGAATGAAAGCTTAATCCAACAAGCCGCAGAGATCGGTTTAGATTTCAATTATGAGATCATGAAACCGACCAACACATTGGATGCTCACCGATTAGCCAAGCTTGCCAAATCATTAGACAAGGAACATGCTCTTACCAATTTGCTTTTAAAAGGTTATTTTACTGATGGTAAAAATATCGGAGACCCTAACACGTTATTAGACCTCGCAGAAAAGGCAGGGATTGACCGCGAATCCGCTTCTAAAGTGTTAAACACACCTGATGCTTACTTAGCAGATGTTCAAAAAGACATTGAGGAGGCCCAAGCGATTGGTGTCCAAGGTGTTCCTTTCTTTGTCGTCAATCGCAAATACGCGATCTCAGGGGCACAACCGCTTGAGACTTTTGTTGGCGCATTAAATCAAATTTGGCAAGAAGAGCACCCTGCTCCAACGCTTAAAACCTTTGGCAGTACGGACGCCGATGTCTGTGCAGATGATAGCTGTGCGATCCCGACGCCAAAAGCCGAAAACTAA
- the abc-f gene encoding ribosomal protection-like ABC-F family protein, which produces MIRLHKVSKSFGGNPVFEEMTLEVNQSERVGIVGRNGTGKTTLFKLIASMEKPDKGNVFVKKGLKIGYLAQIPDFSADTTVYQVLQLAFSDLLDLQEQLNACEVNMATASSDKQLAKLLEKYGPLQEEFQRLGGYEVDHLINQVLYGLAIHELKDHLFSELSGGQQTKVSLGHLLLTKPDLLLLDEPTNHLDLTTVEWLESYLQAYEGTMLIISHDRSFLDEVVTKIVEIEEGNCHSYQGNYSYYVIERERRLLAEFAAYQEQQKKIQKMKETIKRLKEWANQANPPNDGMHRRAKSMEKALERMEKLNRPIINPKQMNLEFELNERSGKDVLYLEKVTHGFDNAPLFENLALHIQYKEHVAIVGQNGSGKSTLLKFITQELVPSDGRVKLGTGIKIGYLSQHVFLKESMKTVIEAFREEVSVTVGEARHLLAKFLFYGETVFRPIGSLSGGERMRLKLAQLMHQDINFLVLDEPTNHLDIESREILEDAVNHFSGTVLAVSHDRFFLNKCFSITYWLENKHLIRFEGSYKEAKEKREKVKRASIPETIHAEKASSGKARVTQNISLETIEQAIVDTELEIDGIKKQMQVAGVELQRLSQLQMELERMAIRRDDFYLQLEEKMKESN; this is translated from the coding sequence ATGATTCGATTGCATAAGGTATCGAAATCGTTTGGCGGCAATCCTGTTTTTGAAGAGATGACGTTAGAAGTGAATCAATCGGAACGAGTTGGGATTGTCGGGCGAAATGGAACAGGAAAAACAACCCTTTTCAAACTCATTGCAAGTATGGAAAAACCGGATAAAGGAAATGTTTTCGTAAAAAAAGGATTGAAAATAGGCTATTTAGCGCAAATACCGGATTTTTCAGCGGATACGACTGTCTATCAGGTCCTTCAGTTGGCTTTTTCTGACTTACTCGATCTGCAGGAACAACTTAATGCGTGTGAGGTTAACATGGCAACCGCTTCTTCCGATAAGCAGTTAGCTAAACTATTGGAGAAATACGGACCGCTTCAAGAAGAATTTCAGCGATTAGGTGGGTATGAAGTTGATCATTTAATTAATCAAGTGCTTTATGGATTAGCGATTCATGAGTTGAAGGACCATTTATTTAGTGAGTTAAGTGGCGGTCAACAGACAAAGGTCAGTCTTGGTCATTTATTATTAACAAAACCGGATCTGCTTTTACTTGATGAACCAACGAACCATTTGGACCTCACAACCGTTGAATGGTTAGAGAGTTATTTGCAGGCTTATGAAGGCACCATGCTCATCATTTCACATGACCGTTCGTTTTTAGATGAGGTGGTGACCAAAATTGTCGAGATTGAGGAAGGCAATTGTCATAGTTATCAAGGCAATTATTCTTATTATGTTATTGAAAGAGAAAGACGATTGCTGGCGGAATTTGCTGCCTATCAAGAACAGCAAAAGAAAATTCAGAAGATGAAGGAAACCATCAAACGCCTTAAAGAATGGGCAAATCAAGCGAATCCTCCTAATGATGGCATGCACAGACGCGCGAAGAGTATGGAAAAGGCATTAGAGCGTATGGAAAAACTCAATCGACCCATTATTAATCCGAAGCAAATGAATTTAGAATTTGAACTAAACGAAAGAAGCGGGAAGGATGTTCTTTATTTGGAGAAGGTGACCCATGGATTTGATAACGCACCTTTATTTGAAAATCTTGCTCTTCATATCCAATATAAAGAGCATGTCGCGATTGTCGGGCAAAACGGAAGTGGAAAATCCACATTACTCAAATTCATCACACAGGAATTGGTACCATCTGATGGGAGAGTGAAATTAGGGACGGGGATAAAGATCGGTTATCTCTCGCAGCATGTCTTCTTAAAAGAATCAATGAAGACGGTGATTGAAGCCTTTAGAGAAGAAGTGAGTGTGACAGTAGGGGAGGCACGTCATCTCTTAGCTAAATTCTTATTTTATGGGGAAACGGTATTCCGTCCGATCGGTTCTCTAAGCGGCGGTGAACGGATGAGGTTAAAACTTGCACAACTTATGCACCAAGATATTAATTTTCTTGTTCTCGATGAACCGACCAATCATCTGGATATCGAATCAAGGGAGATCCTGGAAGATGCCGTTAATCACTTTTCCGGAACAGTGTTAGCGGTCTCGCATGATCGATTCTTTTTAAATAAGTGCTTCAGCATCACGTATTGGCTGGAAAACAAGCACCTCATTCGCTTTGAAGGCAGTTATAAAGAAGCCAAAGAAAAAAGAGAGAAAGTAAAAAGGGCTTCAATCCCTGAAACGATACATGCTGAAAAGGCCTCTTCAGGGAAAGCAAGGGTGACTCAAAACATAAGTCTCGAAACAATCGAACAAGCCATAGTCGATACGGAACTAGAGATTGACGGCATTAAAAAACAAATGCAGGTCGCCGGAGTCGAGTTACAAAGATTATCTCAACTTCAGATGGAACTAGAAAGGATGGCAATAAGACGCGATGATTTTTATTTGCAATTAGAAGAAAAGATGAAGGAATCGAACTAG
- a CDS encoding aldo/keto reductase: MEYVKLGRTGMEVSRLCLGCMSFGVPERGNHQWVLDEEKSRPIIKRAIELGINFFDTANVYSEGTSEEIVGRALKDFARRDEIVLATKVHGVMHKGPNGGGLSRKAIMQEIDNSLMRLGTDYVDLYQIHRWDYSTPIEETMEALHDVVKAGKARYIGASSMYAWQFAKALHVAEKNGWTRFVSMQNYLNLLYREEEREMLPLCKDEGIGVIPWSPMARGKLTRDWDDKSYRSETDEFGKYLYSQTHEADRQVVARVAEIAAERGIPRAQVALAWVLQKEPVTAPIIGTTKMSHLEDAVSGLSVQLTADEIARLEEPYIPHPVLGHQ, from the coding sequence ATGGAGTACGTAAAACTTGGTAGAACGGGAATGGAAGTCTCACGTTTATGCTTAGGCTGTATGAGTTTCGGTGTTCCTGAGCGCGGGAATCATCAATGGGTTCTCGATGAAGAAAAGAGTCGACCGATTATTAAACGTGCGATTGAACTCGGCATTAACTTCTTTGATACGGCAAATGTGTATTCTGAAGGGACAAGTGAAGAAATTGTTGGAAGAGCGCTAAAAGATTTTGCACGCCGTGATGAGATTGTCCTTGCGACCAAAGTACATGGCGTGATGCATAAAGGCCCTAATGGCGGTGGGCTTTCACGAAAAGCGATTATGCAGGAAATCGATAATAGCTTAATGAGACTGGGCACGGATTATGTGGATCTTTATCAGATACATCGCTGGGATTACAGCACACCAATCGAAGAAACCATGGAAGCTTTACATGACGTTGTAAAGGCAGGGAAAGCAAGATATATTGGCGCCTCTTCCATGTATGCTTGGCAATTCGCCAAAGCCTTGCACGTTGCTGAGAAAAATGGTTGGACTCGGTTTGTTTCGATGCAGAATTATTTGAATCTCCTTTACCGTGAAGAAGAGCGCGAGATGCTCCCTTTATGTAAAGATGAGGGGATTGGGGTTATTCCATGGAGTCCAATGGCGCGCGGCAAATTGACACGTGACTGGGATGATAAAAGCTATCGATCTGAAACAGATGAATTTGGAAAATATTTATATTCTCAGACGCACGAAGCAGACCGACAAGTGGTTGCGCGTGTAGCAGAGATTGCGGCTGAAAGAGGAATTCCTCGTGCACAAGTAGCGCTTGCCTGGGTCCTCCAAAAAGAACCTGTCACCGCTCCAATTATAGGAACAACAAAAATGAGCCATTTAGAGGATGCCGTGAGCGGTCTTTCTGTCCAATTAACCGCGGATGAAATTGCTCGTCTTGAAGAACCGTATATCCCTCATCCGGTTCTAGGTCACCAATAA